The window TAGAAATATTTTTTTCATCATGAACCATGTATTTTTTTTTCTTTATAATACTTTTTTCATAATATTTATGTTTCACTTTCTTAATTTCATAAACCATAACTGTTTTATCCATATTATCACTTATAACGATTCCTTGTCTTTGCTTTCTAATATTTCGAAATTTTTTTATAATAGGTTTATGTTCATCTATCATTTATAATTTATTTTTTTTATTTAGTTCTGTTTTTAATTTTGCTATATTTTTTCTTAAAAATCTTATTTCCATAGGATTTTTATACATTTTTAAACAATGATCAAATTTTATTTTTTGATAGTCTTCTTCGTAAATTTTAATTTTTTTAATTAAATCATTTATAGATAAAGTTTTAATATATGAATTTTTCATTTTTTTATTTCATTAGAAAAATCATTAGAAAAAATAAACCTCATTTTTATAGGAAGTTTTTGAGCGGCTAATCTTAAAGCTTCTTTAGCTACATTCATTTCTACTCCATCTATTTCGAATAATATTCTTCCAGGTTTTACCACAGAAACCCAAAATTCTACAGGGCCTTTTCCTTTTCCCATACGTACTTCTTGTGGTTTTTTTGTAGCTGGTTTATCCGGAAAAATATTAATCCATAATTTTCCTTCTCTTTTCATATATCTAGTAGCAGCAACTCTTGCTGCTTCTAATTGTCTAGAAGTAATCCAAGCTCCTTCTAAAGCTTTAATTCCATACAATCCTCTTGAAAGAAAAATTCCTTTCTTAGAATTTCCACGAATTCTTCCTTTTTGTTTTTTTTTATATTTTGTTTTTTTTGGTTGTAACATAATAAAAATTTCCCACTATCCTCTATTATTTCTTTTTCTATGAGTATGAGAATGAATAGTTTTATAATTTCTTTGTTTTTTATGTATTCCCAATAATGGGGATAATTCTCTTTTTCCATATACTTCTCCTTTCATAATCCATACTTTTACTCCTATACTTCCATAAACAGTATGAGCTACTTCCATATGATAATCAACATCTGCACGAAAAGTTCCAAGAGAAATTCTACCTTCTTTATAAGTTTCACATCTAGCCATTTCTGAACCATTTAGTCTTCCTGAAATTTGAATTCTTATCCCTAGAGCATTCATTCTCATAGCGGAAATAATAGATAATTTAATTGCTTTTTTATA of the Blattabacterium cuenoti genome contains:
- the rplP gene encoding 50S ribosomal protein L16; this translates as MLQPKKTKYKKKQKGRIRGNSKKGIFLSRGLYGIKALEGAWITSRQLEAARVAATRYMKREGKLWINIFPDKPATKKPQEVRMGKGKGPVEFWVSVVKPGRILFEIDGVEMNVAKEALRLAAQKLPIKMRFIFSNDFSNEIKK
- the rpsQ gene encoding 30S ribosomal protein S17; the protein is MIDEHKPIIKKFRNIRKQRQGIVISDNMDKTVMVYEIKKVKHKYYEKSIIKKKKYMVHDEKNISKNGDKVSIMETRPMSKKKCWRLISILEKSK
- the rpmC gene encoding 50S ribosomal protein L29, whose amino-acid sequence is MKNSYIKTLSINDLIKKIKIYEEDYQKIKFDHCLKMYKNPMEIRFLRKNIAKLKTELNKKNKL